A section of the Paenibacillus yonginensis genome encodes:
- a CDS encoding YitT family protein, with protein MRTENTNHVRQIIMILTGSILLALTYYHINFQNHLAEGGFVGIALLGKYLFNLPPGLMTILLDLPLMVLAFYLKGRRFIGYMLLGSVSFSAAYEACERYSPITLNLHHNLLVVAILSGLLTGIGAGLVLRGGGACGGDDILALCVSKWTGMKIGTVFILLDAVVLLVSLIFLPLPETLFTVLAVLIAGKIITWIVGFQKKTKPAKPVTISYVVERVDGKPAQA; from the coding sequence ATGAGAACAGAAAACACCAACCATGTCAGACAGATTATAATGATTTTAACGGGTTCGATTTTGCTTGCATTGACGTATTACCACATTAACTTTCAGAATCATTTGGCGGAGGGCGGATTTGTCGGGATAGCCCTGCTGGGGAAATACCTGTTTAATCTGCCGCCCGGCCTGATGACGATTCTGCTGGACCTCCCCCTGATGGTGCTTGCTTTTTATCTGAAAGGACGCCGTTTCATCGGCTATATGCTGCTAGGCTCGGTTTCCTTCTCGGCTGCGTACGAAGCATGCGAACGTTATTCGCCGATAACGCTGAATCTGCACCATAACCTGCTCGTCGTGGCAATCCTTTCCGGATTGCTGACCGGGATAGGAGCTGGTCTTGTTCTACGCGGAGGAGGAGCCTGCGGAGGGGACGATATATTGGCTTTATGCGTTAGCAAATGGACCGGCATGAAGATCGGTACGGTATTTATTTTACTTGATGCCGTGGTCCTGCTGGTTTCCCTGATTTTCCTGCCGCTGCCGGAAACGCTGTTTACGGTTCTGGCCGTCTTGATCGCGGGAAAAATCATCACCTGGATCGTCGGTTTCCAGAAGAAAACCAAACCGGCCAAACCAGTTACCATCTCTTATGTTGTGGAACGGGTGGATGGCAAACCGGCGCAAGCTTAA